The region GAAGGTTctcttatatagtgaaaattccaagcaataggtggacatgtccaaaaatctctCTGCAAGCCCGATAATCAAAAGCCCgatgaaaagggaaaattttgggtttgggatgacacggcccgtgtcaactgacacgggtggtcgtgtcagcTCACTGCTTCACTTGACACGCCCATGGGGGCTCCACACGGTATGGAATaaggcctgacacgggccgtgtcagactactatttttttgcttcattctcCTTCTGCatgacacgggtggccgtgtcaggcctcttGTATCGGGATTTTTCCATTACTTTGCTTGCCGGAATTCCACACTGTCTCGCTCCGAGTTCCTCGGTTCTTCCACCTGGACCTGTTGGACAAAAACACAGATATCCTACacgtaaaatcacgaaaatataaaataaatctgacaattaataaaattgcttaaataacttaaGGGAATGAAAATGAACTTTATGcgtacacagtgtctcaaaatccttggtttcttgtcggataagcaacgaaaatatagtgaaaatggtgactgatcacatGCCGAGAGTACTACAGTTATGTGCTTCAGGTACACGCTGAACTATTTTTCTAATAAATATACTTCTAAATATGTGAAAAAATAATTCAAGATTGATTATTTTATTCAATGTAGATTCGTCGTAATGATCTATCTGTATTGTTAAAATCGGGTCAACTTTTACAATAATATGTTGTAGACAATTATGTAAGGATTGAAACAGGAAGGTTGAGATGGATTCGaaaaaatcaaaataatattCGATCTGAGGTATATCAGGGGTTACAAGATGCATTGCACAATGGGGAGAATAACGTAGGTATTTAATATAACATATTATATTTATACATGAAGAGCGTATACTTTATGTTTACCACTATCGACACATTTAAGTTTTATACTTTTCATATATTTCTATAGATAATGTCGGACAAAGAACAATACTGCTATCGTCATTTATTGGCAGTAAGCGAGATATGACATAGAGATACCAAGATGGTTTAACCATTTTTCTTAACACTGGTAAACCAAATATATTCCTTACAATGACATGCAATCCTTCTTGGATTGAGATAACTTCCGAACTAGGCTTCCATAAAACCCCACAAGATCGACCTGATTTGCTAACAAGAATTTTTCGATCAAAATTTGAGCAGTTGAAGGATGCTGTCATTAACAAAGGAGTCTTAGGGAGGGTTAAAAGTTATATGTATGTAACCGAGTTTCAGAAACATGGACTACCACATGTGCATATGCTACTCATCTTGGATACTAATGACAAGTTACGAGAACCTGAAGAGTATGATAATATGGTGAAAGCAGAAATACCACGACATGAATCTGAACCAGAATTGTATGAAGCTGTGTTAAAACACATGATCCACGGGCCATGTGGAGTATTGAATCAAAGCTCTCCATGTATGAAGAATGGTCATTGTAAAAAAAGATACCCAAAGGACTTTTGTGAAGAGACGCATCATGGAAATGACTCATATCCTGAGTATAGGAGAAGGTTTAGTGATCCCATTTTTTAAATAGAAATAAGTATGTTGATAATAGATGGATGGTTCCTTATAATCCATGGTTGTTGTTGAAGTTCGATTGTCACATCAATGATGAGATTTGCAGCAACATCAAAAGTATTAAATATTTGAATAAATATGTTTACAAAGGTCCTGATCAAGTTGCAATGGAGGTTCACAGAGGTACATGTATGGATGAGATTCAATAATATGTTGATGCAAGATGGATTTGTGCTCCAGAGGCATTGTGAAAAATATTTAAATTCACACTTTACAAGTTATATCCCTCTGTTGAAAGACTATAAATCCACTTGCCAAATCATCATCAAGTGTGGTTCTATAAGCATCAAAGAATCACAGATGTACTTAATGATAACTAAAATGTAGTAACCATGCTCACTGAATTCTTTGCACTAAACCAAATGGATCCAAATTCTAGGAATTGTTTGTAGAGAGATATTATAGAGCATTATTGTTGGCTAAAAGGGGTCAAAAAATGGCAGCGAAGACGGACAAAACAAAAAGTTATTGGTCGAATCTATAGAGTATCTCCTTCAGAAGGTGAGAAATTTTATTTACGTGTTTTGTTGTCTCATTTAAGAGGTCCAACAAGCCGAGAATGTCTTCTTACACATAATGGTGCATGTTTTTTCACGTTCAAAAAAGCAGCAGAGGATTGGGGGTTATTAGAGAGTGACAATAGTATTCGTGAATGTATGCTTGAAGCATCAAATATGTGTATGCCATATGCTTTACGAAGGTTGTTTGTGACTGTTTTAATTTTTTGTGAACCAACTGATGTTAGAGGCCTATTTAATGAGTTTTATCCCTACATGGTGGAGGATTATCAAATGACAACTATTATTGTGGGAGATAACTTTTTAGATATGTTATTGAGGGAATTGAGAGATCTTTTGCTGCTACATGGAAAACTAATCAAAAACTATGATCTTCCAATGTTGACAATGGAAACAAATGAAGTCGGAGGAGTGCCAACAATTATTCAAGAAGAGTTGTCGGTCCAAATTCCAAATGAAGATATTCAATTTGTTGAGAAGTTAAATAATGACCAGATGAGTGCTTAAAATACAATTATGAATGCCATTCACCAAAAACAAAGTCAATTTTTGTTGTTTATGGTCCTGGAGGGAGAGGTAAAACTTTCCTTTATCAAACTATAATGGCAAATTTGAGACGTAATAGTGAAATTGTCTTAGCAACAGCTTCCTCAGGCATAACTGCTAAATTATTACTTGGTGGTAGAACTACACACTCTCGATTTGGGATCCCCATTGATATAGAGCCCCTTTCTATTTGCAAAATAACAAAGAATTATGACCTTGCAAAACTTATTAGAATAACCAATGTAATCGCTTGGGATGAAGCACCCATGATAAATAGATATTGCATGGAAGCATTAGATCCATCACTGTAAGATATTATGAATATCAATGCTCCATTTGGTGGAACAATAATGATCATGGGAGGATATTTTCTCTAAGTGCTTCCTGTTATTAAAAAAGTAAGTAAAGGACAAATGATTTCAGCATGTATTGTTAGGTCTCAATTATGGACCACCATAAAGATCCTACATTTGCGCCAAAATATGCGATCAATTCATGACCACGAGTTCCCACAGTTTCTGATGAGGATTGGAGATGGCAATGAATCTGCTAAAGAGGATGACATGGTCAAGATGTCTGCTAAAATTGTAATACCATGGGAAGGAGAAAGCTCCATAAAAAAGCTTATACAACATACATTTCCTCAATTAGAAAACCATGGATGGGATGCTTCATATATGGTGGAGAGAGGCATACTTACTCCCAAAAATTGTGATGTACATATGTTGAATGGCATGATTATTAATAAGTTCCCTGGAGATGAACATATTTTGTTATCTTTTGATGAGGTTGAGGGTGATACTCATAATCTATATCAACATGAATACTTACACACAATTGCTCCTGGTACTTTACCACCACATATTTTAAAGATAAAAATAGGGGTTCTGCTGATGTTGTTGCGAAACATAGACCCTAAATTTGGGTTGTGTAATGGGACAAGATTGTTATGTCGTGgtttttttttatgaatttgCTTGATGTTGAAATACTTACAGGCCACAACGTTGGCAAAAGATCTTTCTTGCCAAGAATTAAGCTCAAAACCACTGATGGTGCGGGACTTCCTTTTGTGCTTATTAAAAAACAGTTTCCTGTCAAACTAAATTTTGCAATCACTATAAATAAATCACAAGGACAAATAATTCCTAATGTCGGAATTTATCTTCCACGATATGTTTTCAGTCACGGACAATTGTATGTTGCTTTATCAAGAGGTGTTTCGCGGGCTGCAACAAGAGTGCTAATTAAAGACGGAAAAGTAGATGGGAAAGAAGGGGATTTTACCAAAAATATAGTTTTTAAAGAAATTTTGTTGTCACAACCTCAAGTATTTATCTATTAAATCGTTCAACTATACTTTTTCAATGTCACACTTGGTGTGTACTCACTAGATTACACTATATTTTTGACTACTAAAATTTCTTCATTTGTTTTGCAGTGAAACGGGAGATATTTATGATTTCAGTTTCATGGTTGACATTCCTATTAAGCAACAATGTCACTTAATATCTTTGTTAATGTTTATGTTTATTTGGTTAATAAGCTGTGAgaaatatttttttcttcttattttatCTAAATCTTCTTATTGTTCTGAACAatctataacaatatataaaCACAAAATTTAATTTTTGTGTAACCTATTTTGATTTTCCATAATACGGTATTCCTAACCATCAAATTATTCCACTCACATTattgattttcttgaaaaaaCTGGTTGAATATAGTCACGTCACAATGCGGTTTTCTCAATTCAAACAAAATTTAATGCGTGAATATTACATATTGCAAACAAAatttaatatgtatatgaataaATATCATATGTTTCATCATATAAATagtttatattaaaatcaaatttATAAAAAGAGACACTGTTAATATTCTCACCCGTTAGCGCAATAAAAAAAAGCGGATAAACGGGCACAGAGTGCCCGTTTGGACGctagtaataataataataacaaacatagaataaaaatgaaaatgaaaatgaaaacaactaaaaagaaaagataaaaattAAAGGTTGTGGGTTGCCTTCCATGTATCGCTTCGTTTAATGTCGGGAGCTCGACATCAATTTGGAACTGTGCTAATCTTTCGAAAGAGCAGGCAACTCCTATAATTTGTAACTCATGCAGAAATCCTTATTCTCTAAATTATGGTAGTGCTTAACTCGCTGCCCATTTACAACGAATGGTTCATTGATTTTACCTCTTATTTCCACAACTCCACTTTGGAAAACTCTCGCGACCTCAAAAGGGCCAGACCATCTAGAACAAAGTTTGCCTGGAAATAATTTGAGTCGAGAATTAAAGAGAAGGAATACGTCACCCTCATTGAATTCTCGCCTTGTAATTTGTTTATCATGCCACTGTTTGGTTCTTTCCTTATAAATACGGGCATTCTCATAGACATCTAATCTAAGTACTTCTAATTCATGGATATCCAAAATTCTTCTCTCGCATGCAGTTGTGTAATTCATGTTAAGGGTATTAATGGCCCAATAAGCTTTATGCTCGAGTTCCACAGGTAggtgacatgatttaccataaactagTTTGAATGGTGTTATTCATATCGAGGTTATGTAAGTTGTCCTGTAAGCCCACATAGCTTCATGAAGTTTTACAGATCAATCTTTCCTTAAGGTTGCAACGGTTTTATCTAAAATTAGTTTGATTTCTCTATTGGAAACTTCAACTTGTCCACTTGTTTGAGGGTGATACGACGTTGCTACACGGTGTCAGACTCCATATTTCAACAACAATCTTTCGAAGATTCTGGAAATGAAGTGAGATTCTTCGTCGCTAATCACAAGTCTTGGTACACCAAATCTAGGGAGATTTGATTCTTGAAAAGTTTAATTACTACTCGTGCATCATTAGTGGGAGAGGCTacaacctcgatccattttgatacgtaatcAACTACAACGAGGATGTATTTGTTATAAAAAGAAGATGGGAAAGGacccatgaaatctataccccagACATCAAACACTTCTAATTCTAAGATAGCTCTTAGTGGCATCTCATCGCGCCTAGAGATTTTTCCAGTGTGTTGGCACTGGTCACAATTTTTAATCGCGATGTGGATATCTTTCCATAGATTAAGTCAAAAGAGGCCAAATTGTAAGATCTTTGCACAAGTCTTCGAGGTGCTTGCGTTCCCTTCATAGGATGCATAGTGGCAGTGAGATATGATATCATTTACTTCCGATTCAGGGATGCATCGACGGAAAATGCCATCGGTGGCTCTCTTGAAAAGTAGTGGTTCATCCCATAGTAATGTTTAAGATCGTGGaaaaatttcttcttttgttggtatgtTAGGTCTGGTGGAAGCACTTTAGCGGCTAAGTAGTTGACAaagtcagcataccatggcaTTACGGTATAGGTGCTAATAGATTCCATAACTTCATTAGTATCTGTGTCATTATACATTAAAGAGCATTCAATCGTCTCGCTTTTGTTTTCTAATTGGGCTACAAGTCGATCGTAAGGAAATTATCATTGATGGGCACTTGTTCGGGTTTTAGATCCTCAATCCTAGAGATATGATCTGCTACCATGTTCTCGGTGCCTTTCTTATCTTTGATCTCTAGATCGAATTCTTTtaagagtaggatccatcttaaaagtATCGGCTTATCATCCTTCTTAATTAAAAGGTACCTAATTGCAGCGTGGTAGATATAGACAATTATTTTTGCTCCTACTAAATAGGAATGAAATTTATCTAAAGCGAACACAATAAATAAGAGTTCTTTTTCtgtggtggcgtagttcattcGCGCGtcatctagggttctacttgcataatAAATAGCATGAAGCTTTTTATCTTCTCTTTGTCCTAAGACAGCGCCAACAACATAATCACCAgcgtcacacattatctcaaatGGCTTActccaatcaggtggtttcataatgggtgcagttgtaagaccccaattttgaccctaagatccctcatgcaatttcatcataagcattagcattgggatcataccttggcatcctccttacccctctttcattgggtttgttttgggagagatcaccaagcaccatgtgattgtatcatacttgtattttatcattttactaatcaaaataccaaaaatatgtctttgcatttgcctaactcttttgtaggtagggcatgatcaccttgatctatcaagtccacatctagggtttaagaccctcattgctaagagcacaaccaaggaatgatccacaatagctctaagcatcatatatgagtcccaatgatctctacatgttattttgattaagtattcttcaagagtttgaagttggtttgccttggaaaccctagttcatatgggtatcttgtgtaacttctttaacaagcttcctcaccaattgatcaagtttctcaatggacacttaaaaattcatcatcttatgcatatattatataccatgagcctaaaaagtcaagagaattgcaagttagcaagttggttgatggtggttgcccagatgaattcatctaatcaaaactgggtctccctagaccctatctcctacaattttcatcatatgaaaatgattccaagagaaaagttactctaaaagacattccaaacaactttcatgttgagatctagagataattttgcttggaaagtcattttctatgttggaacgttataggtcattttgtctaaaccctaatttgaaagttaacttcccaaggccataacttgctcaatttttataaaATGAATTTTTTTCAAGTTGTGCAATCAAATTCAAGttgtctacttcaactttgatgtttggagtgaaagctaaatcatcatttatgagcatgtgatatgaggatacattataggtcattttggaccaataccattgaacaagtgattttcctcaacttcaaaaatgcataactcactcattataaatccaaatgatgtcaaatgggtgaccatttttaaggtctttgaaatatatGCAACTTTTGTAAAggcacttttctcatttggagctcacataaaaagttaagcaaggtagaataattgaatatgtgacttgacacttagaaaatttttcaacatgttgaaatttccaaacttacacctcaaaatgAATCATGATAaaagttccaaatggaaaagtgttcaacataagagttgttcctattgatctaagctttccaaagagtcctaattctttcattttggactaagtttgataggtctgcgcatggtgtaaacaaacctgtatcagttggcaagattcatGATCCAAATGTCCAAATAACTTTGCCTGTCCATTCAAGCCTCATGCAGACCTTATTTCAGTTGATTATGGAtctaattggattgcttcataggcctgcacatgcccatgcaagcatgtgcattgcattacCAAATTTGGACAATTTTTCAAGTGTGTAAATAACACTTCtcttggctataaatagaggtttCATGCATCAATTaaaggacccttgcgcgccagctttgcctccacacttcaaaccctcacatttgaaaggaaaacctgagaattttcatttgaaaattgagtttgaatctcactgtttggagattcaaaaactccaggatccaaagctttgcattgttcttatgccacttccacaagcttcataagcaagatcaaacacgaattgaagcaagagagatccatttctaCACAACATTAAAGGTAATTTTctagatttttcttctcttcgattttctcttaatactcatcaattctcttggatccttggttgtctgaagtcctaccaatataggcaagaagattgagttgctttgaggttaaatcgaagcaactcagttgacacacctcaaaattgaactccacgtatctctctatatatttagattagttaaaattgaggtgatattcgtgatctacgccattttatctttcagatcatgtcctcatttttcattttatgATGGTGATGAGTGGATCAGTCtggccaaggtcgcctgagaagacgaccgacgctTTGCTCCGACAATGATGTGGCGTGATCCAGAGCCATTGAtctgatttaaattgttttaatcatgagTGCACATTGTGATTACCATTGGTACAACATGTTGACTCAAGCGTATCATGCAACGCGCGCGCTCAACCACTTAATCTGCCACCTaaattaatgaggcagatcaagtggtccacgttttttttattatctgattttattttttattcctttgattttcattaactcatattaattttaatattgatccaaaaaatatgagagtttcaccaatttttttaaaaataaaatcctctttcattttctgaattagaattattttttgggtcattattaatatttttcatgatttaattgattttgtgaatatttttaattgtttaaaaatacttttaagtctccaaaaattctgaatttttttctccaaggtcctttgaccttgtttgacctatgataaatctcatggccatttctttggtgttttgatgaggttttaggaaattgacccacaatatttaatttaatgcattatttttattatttttaattgtttaaatgccaaattaattgtgtatagccattttaattgactttgtgagtttaacttgtattgttgggccttggtcaaggttgatttgactatgctaggttaagatcattggatttaggggattgatggaatgtacattctatctcccaaaatgaatgaatgatcttaatttggtaaaagtcctcctttgtccaatttgagtttgatctatttcccctccctcttcatctcattcctcttctttatgcattcatgtcattGGAACTATGATATGTCAAtatcctaagactagttgattggaaaatcaacataagtatggatgagattatgtcccccactttgcatattctttttgtgtgtggtatgtttcatgagcatagttcatcatactatgtctctaacatgcattaacaccaaaattctattgcccgacctcaaatagttgtgacttctgcataagtccaattatgattgcttaacatagtgctaaattttgacacaaaaggcatagcattttagttagtgagattgtaagtctcccatctttcatggtattgtgtggaaaattggccttttttcctaccgttggaagatgtcttggttcaaggatccatgcttgtgataagtgggttgagtgttctccaaagaatgacttaaacaaaagcaaaagcaatactaacttctaactcattaacaactaacatttaatttcaagtcctttactttcaatgcaatttaatttttaagctctattcatttgtcattattcataccattgtaattgtttatattaatgtcattttcactttgtccacttggagcatattttgtgatatattttgtttgtatatatttgtttgattgtgtggtcttttgaccttaatgtgcataacaagaacaaaaaccctaaaaaatatcttgtgtggactgttggtttgatctgagacaattggatttagaatttaggcaacactccctatgcaaaggacttggccaatgccaactttcatgtaaccaagtgcttgagAATTGAAACTTCAcctgatacatcattgaagatctattttaagttcatctgcaacatgatcattgtgaagctgttagTTTGAACCTGTGATTTATGCATTGTGTAATTCATGTGCTACATAGacaaatttgaagaagatcatggagttgctaagcttggatgtggctatctttatttgatgcctttctcttcaagttgatatgttgtgcattatttgttgcttgattctattgtccaagggaatttgggtttctatatgacattcttgtctattggattgcagcccattggtcagatcttttcaactcttaacttttaaatttatgcttaggattagtctcttcatcttctccccacttcttaaatttcaaatctctccctccttttaaaaacttctttgtttgtgcttgttttctaaacttagaccatattgcaaattagaaactttggccttatgccattgcattttcaaacttcttttcttaatcaaacttgtaaatagacttaactatacttgacttaaaattttcaaaaaaagccaaaaagaactaactcattcaaaccattttttaggcctttttgcctttcaaacttaaaattttgttaaaaaaagcaatgcacccactttgaaatttataccacgaactacgaggttttgatccctcatttttatgttggtacgtaggcacaagtccgaaggtctgGTCAAACccaaaaaatataattaatgaattcttttctcatcccctcattctattttattggaaacatcatttgtacaaaaacacatatgcacacacaaaaaagggctccctaggagtacctaggacactttgggtgctaacaccttccctatgtgtaaccaacccccttacctgtaatctctggcattttattagttttgatttgaaaacttcttattcttgggttttgttcattctttttcccttttcccttggaaacattaatagcgcggtggcgactcttgttatttgatatcttgcttatccatagcttgatgatcatgaatttcccactacagaaattaagtggcgactctgctggggagtagtctccagtgggtttagcctactttttttgtttatgtatataactgtatatttgatgtatgtatatttgtttgtgtgatataatctgcttgttgtgcttggtgatctctgagtggtgagataagttctaacccgaacttgaatgcaattaagataagaggatggaatagtcatgttcgacttgtgtggagtagtccttaacaagttggcttgagacccatctactcagtggagacccttttggatttgtaaatgtcacacaagtatttatggttaggcattactatctctgatttagagtccgagaagctgaggaccgtagaacatttaacccctttgtgcctatttaggacgtactgcagagactgttcaagtgtagacttgataacagttgttatgtgatactacactcagacgagtttctcttgagaatattatggatggatgagtcagtcatcctaacctgtaatatccgatagatggaattaagactctgggaactttttagaacatgatctacatgtttttatccttagttcactcctttgggatggttcttacccagactccatgctcgtgacttacaacaaacccttgattcttggttgatccaatcaagtcttgtcaatatcaatggaacttgggtgttgataaggtgtaaactataatccaccaaaatggatggttgatcttaacaatgatttgattcatcccttaacctttgtttgtttgccttgtgtgtgatcccttatttgtgattgttgcattcatgcattcatgcgcattataacattcatcacatgaaaatttcaaggaactaaggtattatttgcaaatattttcagaccatggattgtggacgaaggaacactaagaagtacagtttcagatgtcccgacttgaaacagttaaggaagctagcatctttt is a window of Lathyrus oleraceus cultivar Zhongwan6 chromosome 6, CAAS_Psat_ZW6_1.0, whole genome shotgun sequence DNA encoding:
- the LOC127096500 gene encoding uncharacterized protein LOC127096500; this encodes MANLRRNSEIVLATASSGITAKLLLGGRTTHSRFGIPIDIEPLSICKITKNYDLAKLIRITNVIAWDEAPMINRYCMEALDPSLSQLWTTIKILHLRQNMRSIHDHEFPQFLMRIGDGNESAKEDDMVKMSAKIVIPWEGESSIKKLIQHTFPQLENHGWDASYMVERGILTPKNCDVHMLNGMIINKFPGDEHILLSFDEVEGDTHNLYQHEYLHTIAPGHNVGKRSFLPRIKLKTTDGAGLPFVLIKKQFPVKLNFAITINKSQGQIIPNVGIYLPRYVFSHGQLYVALSRGVSRAATRVLIKDGKVDGKEGDFTKNIVFKEILLSQPQVFIY